The sequence below is a genomic window from Ignavibacteriales bacterium.
AAATGCAGATGGGGCTGTTCGAAAGACCATTAACTGACAGAAGCCTCACCGCTTCACTTGGTTCTGCCGCTCACCGTGAAGTTGCTAGAGAATGTGTGAGACAATCCTTAGTGCTTCTAAAAAATTCCAACAGTGTTTTACCACTTTCAAAAAACCTTACACGTATTCACGTCGCAGGTAAAAATTCAAATGACATCGGAAATCAATGCGGCGGTTGGACAATTAGCTGGCAAGGCGGAAGCGGAGAAATCACTCATGGAACAACAATACTTGAGGCAATTCAAAATACAGTTTCAACATCAACACAGGTAACACATTCGATTGATGGAAGCGGTGCAGCCGGCGCTGATGTTGGCGTTGTCGTTATTGGTGAAACTCCTTACGCAGAATATAACGGTGACAGGGATGATTTAAGTTTATTATCAGAAGACATTCAGGCAATTAACAGGATAAGAAATGCCGGTGTGCCTGTTGTTGTTATTCTTGTTTCAGGCAGACCAATGCTTATCGAACCAACCTTAAATAATGTTGACGCGTTTATCGCAGCATGGCTTCCGGGTACTGAAGGTCAGGGTGTAGCAGATGTACTTTTCGGTGATTACAATCCAACCGGAAAACTTTCTCATTCATGGCCAAGAAGTATGTCACAGATTCCTGTAAACAACGGAGATATAAATTATGATCCGTTATTTCCTTATGGATTTGGATTAAGCTATTGAAAAATTTTTTACAACAAACGGATGCAGGATATGAAGATTTATCCTGTGTTGATATTCTAACTCTTGCAGAGGAAAAAATGAAAGCAGCTTTCTTTAAAACGATTTATCCTATACTACTATTCGCCGCTATGTTTTTACTTCTCGGTTTTGTTGTTAATGAAACCGGTGATAAAAAAAATGTTTCAAACCTAAACTCCGTTATTGAAAGTAAAATTGATTCAGTGTTAAGCCTAATGACACTTGAAGAAAAAGTCGGACAATTGAACCAGCTTTCATTTGGTATTGGATGGGGACCAACTGTTCAAAGCGTAGTTCCGGATGAATACAAAGTAATGATAAAGGAATCAAAGATCGGTTCTTTTCTTAATGCTGTCGGTGCTGATTTTACAAGAGATCTCCAACGGATTGCTGTCGAAGAAACAAGAATGAAAATTCCATTGTTGTTTGGATATGATGTAATACACGGATTCAAAACTACATTTCCTGTTCCGCTTGCAGAAGTAAGCAGCTGGGATCCTGAAGTTGTAAGAATGTCTGCAATGTACCAGGCACTTGAAGCTTCATCAGTCGGTATTCATTGGACGTTCGCACCAATGGTTGATATAGCCCGCGATCCGCGCTGGGGAAGAATTGTTGAAGGCGCCGGTGAAGATACTTATCTCGGAACAATCATGTCTGTCGCGCGTGTTAAAGGTTTGCAGGGTGATCTTACATCGAACAAAAATATTGTTGCTTGTGCAAAACACTTTGTTGGCTATGGTGATGCTGAAGGTGGTCGCGACTATAATACTGTCGATATGTCCGAAAGAACATTACGCGAAGTTTACTTCCCTCCTTTCAAAGCTGCTGTTGATGCGGGCGCTGAAACATTTATGTGTTCGTTCAATGAAATTGCGGGTGTTCCGCTTTCTGCAAATAAATATATACTAACCGATATACTCAGGAACGAATGGGGCTTTAATGGTTTTGTGGTCAGCGATTGGAATTCTATCGGCGAAATGATAAATCATGGAAATGCCGCAGACCTTAAACATGCCGGTCAGTTATCAATCAATGCCGGTGTTGATATGGATATGGAATCAAGGTCATACATAAACAATATGGTTGATCTTGTAAAATCCGGACAAGTTTCTGAAGCAATTGTAAATGAATCTGTACGAAGAATATTAAGAATAAAATTTAAACTTGGTTTGTTTGATGATCCTTACCGTTACTGCAGCAAATCATTCGAAGAGAAAACTGTAATGAATGAAGAGATGCAGAATGCAGCTCTTGAAGTTTCCCAAAAATCTATCGTGCTTTTGAAAAACGAGCAAGATCTTCTTCCATTAAAAAAAGATTTAAAGACTATAGCTGTTATCGGTCCGCTTGCAGAAAGTAAGTCTGATCCGCTTGGCTCTTGGTATCAGCAGGGAGATTCAAATGATGTTGTTACAGTTGTTGAAGGATTAAGAACAGAACTTTCAAACAACACAAAAATTTTATATTCAACCGGATGTACAATTGACGGAACATCTAAAGAAGGATTTAAAGACGCGGTTGAAAAAGCAAGTCAATCCGATGTTGTAATACTTGTGTTGGGTGAAAAAGGATCTATGAGCGGTGAGGCAAGAAGCAGATCATCAATTGAACTACCCGGTGTACAGAATGAACTGGCAGAAGAAATTTTTAAAACAGGCAAACCGGTTGTTGTTGTTTTGATGAATGGAAGGCCGCTTTCAATTAATAATATTTCTAAAAAAGCCGACGCGATTGTTGAAGCATGGTTCCTTGGCATTAAGTCAGGTGATGCAATTGCTGATGTACTGTTCGGTAATTACAATCCTTCTGGAAAACTTCCTGTTACTTTTCCGAGATCAGTCGGACAAATTCCGATTTACTATAATCACAAAAACACAGGAAGACCTGGTGATCTGAACAATAACTACAGTTCAAAATATGTTGATCTTGAAATGACTCCACTCTACCCGTTCGGTTACGGATTGAGTTACACAACTTTTTCTTACAGTGATATAAAATTAAGTTCACAAAAAATTAATAAGAATCAAAAACTCACTATATCCGTTGATGTTACCAATAACGGGAAAACGGATGGCGAAGAAGTTGTCCAGCTTTATCTGCGTGATGTTGTTGCTTCAGTAACAAGACCGGTTAAAGAATTAAAGGGATTCAAAAAAATATTCCTGAAAAAAGGCGAAACACAAACTGTAACATTTAAAATTTCAAATGAAGAACTGAAATTCTGGAACATTGACATGCAGTTTGTAAGCGAACCTGGAAAGTTTGATGTTTTTGTCGGAACAAATTCTGTCGATGTAAAGACAACATCATTTGAACTGATTTATTAAAACATGTAATAGAATGCTAAAATCTTGGTTGTTCTGAATTTGCTTAAGATGTAAAATTAAATTCAGGATATCTTAATAATGAGATGAACAGTTGCAGAGAATAAGTTTTATAAATGCTAATAACGGAGACATAAATGAAACGAACTATTTTAATTGAATTATTTTTAATCTCAATCTTTACTGCAACATTTTGTTTTGCAGGATGCAGTGAAGATGAACCTACTGAACCGAAAGATACTATTCCTGATCTACCGGGCTGGACATTAGTCTGGAATGATGAATTCAACGGAGAAAATATTGATCTGACAAAATGGTCGCACGAAGTTAACGGCGACGGCGGCGGCAATAACGAACTTCAATACTATACAAACTTTGCCGAAAATTCTTTTATTGAAAACGGTGCGTTAGTTATCCAGGCGTTGAAAAAAAATTATCTTGGTAAAGAATATACGTCTGCTAGAATGAGAACGATGAACAAAGGTGACTGGACTTACGGTCGTTTTGATATCCGTGCAAAACTTCCTTACGGACAAGGACTATGGCCCGCAATCTGGATGCTTCCGACCGATTGGGCTTATGGCGGCTGGCCTACAAGCGGTGAGATTGACATTATGGAATTGCTTGGTCACGAACCAAATAAAGTTTACGGAACAATTCATTATGGTCCTGCCTGGCCAAACAACCAGCACAGCGGCGGAAGTTATACTTTGCCAACAGGAAATTTTGTTGAAGAATATCATGTCTTTACATGTGAATGGGATTCAACAGGAATGCAATGGTATGTTGACGGCAACAAGTATCACACTGAAGTTCATGGTCAGCCGTTCGATAAAAGGTTTCACATACTGTTGAATGTAGCTGTCGGCGGTAACTGGCCCGGTAATCCGGCACCGAACACGCCATTCCCTCAGCGAATGACTGTTGATTATGTAAGAGTTTACACTAAAAATTAATTTACCTTAACCGGAGTTCTAATGAAAAAATATTCCATACTTCTAATGTTAATTACTATGACTGCAATTAATATTTCTTTTGCACAAACAGATAAACAAACTGTTCATCCATTTGAAAAAGAAGTAACAATTAAACTTTCTACAAACTATCTTTTTTTTCTTCCTGAAAATTATTCTGAAGAAGGTGAAGCATTTCCACTTGTTCTGTTCCTTCACGGTGCCGGAGAACGCGGCTCTGATATTGAAAAAGTAAAAGCTCATGGTTTACCTAGATTAATCAGTGAAGGGAAAAATTTTCCGTTTATAGTTGTATCACCGCAATGCCCTGAAAATCAATTCTGGAATACAGATATGCTCGCCGCACTTCTGGATGAAATTGAATCAAACTACAATGTTGATAAGAACAGAATTTATGTTACAGGATTAAGTATGGGCGGACATGGAACATGGTCACTTGCTCTTCAACAGCCCGAAAGATTCGCGGCAATTGCACCTGTCTGCGGCTGGAGTAATCCTGAAAAAGCATGCACATTAAAAGAAATCCCTATATGGGTTTTTCACGGTGCAAAAGATTTTGTTGTACCTGTAAGTTCATCTGAACAGATGGTTGACAAACTGAAAGAATGCGGCGCGGATGTTACTCTTACAATTTATCCTGAAGCGGGACATGATTCCTGGACAGAAACATACAACAACGATGAATTATATAAATGGCTGTTATCACATTCACTGAAAAAATAATCCTATGGAAATATTAAAATATTATTGTGTCATTTTTATTTTTCTTTTTACATCAAACATTTTTTCGCAAAACAGTTTTGTAACAGTAGATGGTAAAAATTTTATTGATGTTGAAGGAAAACCGATACTGTTAAAAGGCATTAATCTTGGCAACTGGCTTGTACCCGAAGGATATATGTTCCACTTCAAATCTGTAAACGCGCCGAGAATGATCTATGAATTTTTTAATGTCCTTGTCGGTGAAGATGAAGCGAATAAATTCTGGAATTCATTCAGAGAAAATTATATCACTAAAGAAGATATTCATTATATCAAGTCACTTGGATTCAATTCAGTGAGAATCCCATTCAACTACAGGCTGTTTGTAACTGAATCACCGTATTATGAATTGAAAGGTGTCGGTTACGAATTGCTGGACAAGGCAATCAAATGGTGTAGGGAAGAAAATCTTTATGTGATACTTGATATGCACTGCGCTCCGGGCGGGCAAACCGGCGATAACATTGATGATAGTTTTGGTTATCCATTTTTGTTTGAAAGCCCTGAAAGCCAGCAGTTGACAATAGACATCTGGAAAAAACTTGCCTCGATTTATAAAGATGAAACTATAATTATCGGTTATGATTTTTTGAATGAACCAATCGCACACTATTTTGATGTTGATAAACTTAATCCAACGTTTGAACCTTTCTTCAAAAAATTATCTGCCGAAGTAAGAGCGATTGACCCCAATCATATTTTCTTTATTGCCGGTGCTCAATGGAACAGCAACTTCAAAGTGTTTGGTCCTCCTTTCGATGATAAACTTGTTTACACATTTCATAAGTACTGGACTGAACCAACGCAGGATGTTGTACAGGATTATATCGACTATGGAAATAAATATAATGTACCTATATGGATGGGTGAATCCGGCGAAAACACAAATGAATGGATCAATGAATTCAGAACAATGCTTGAACAGAATAATATCGGATGGTGTTTCTGGCCTTACAAAAAAATGAACAGCACGCGCGGAATTGTTTCTGTCAATCAACCTGAAAATTTTGATCTGATAATTGAGTTTGCAGACAAGAATGATCTCTCATATTCTTTTATAAGAGATAATCGTCCTGATTTTGAAAAAGTAAAAACTGCACTGAAGCAGTATTTAGAAAATTGTAAACTGAAAAATTGTGAAGTGAATAACGAATATATAAAGGCACTTGGTTTGAAGTAGGTTCTTATGTCAGTCCTAACATTAAATAAATTGTAATAGTGCTGTCATTCCGAACTTGTTTCGGAATCTGAACAGCGCGTTTATCCGTAGATTATCAACTGGAAACTTTCGTAAAAACTTTTTGTAACGAGATTTTAGCCCATCACACTTCGACAAGCTCAGTGTGACATTATAATAAATCTTACAGATGTCATACTGAACCTGTCGAAGTATGACATCAGTGTTTCGTAAAGAAAATATCCATATCTATAACTTCATATGAAAAAAATAATTTTCATTCTATGTCTCTTAACATCCCTCGCATATTCACAATATGAAGACACAGGAAAAAGAGGCGCTCACTTTTCCAGAAGAATGTATGTTGAATCACCAATTCCGGTTTATGAAACCAGCAGGAATAAACTTCCCTCACCCGTAATTGAAGATAAACCTGAATGGGTTCAACTTTACTGGAAAACATGGCAGCTTGCTTTCAGTCATTTCAAGCAGCCGGTAAAGGGCTCACCTTTTGTTTCAAATTATCTTGATGAAGCTTTTGCTCCAAACATTTTTCAGTGGGATACATTTTTTATGATAATGTTTGCAAGGTACGCTCATCACGTTTTCCCATCGATACAATCACTCGATAATTTTTATTGCAGGCAGTATGAAAATGGTTATATATGCCGGGAGATTGTTGAAGCAACCGGAGAAGATTTTGTTTTTGAAGGACGTGAACATACAGTCAATCCTCCCCTGTTCAGTTGGGCTGAGATAGAGAATTTTAAAATTACAGGGGACAAAACAAGATTCAGACTTGTCTTACCTGCACTTGAAAAATATGCTGAATGGCTTGAGTCGTACCGTAAAAAAGGAAACACTAAACACAATCTTTACTGGCAGACAGGTTTGGGTTCCGGAATGGATAACACTCCGCGCAGCGGGTCGGGCTGGGTTGATATGTCCGCACAGATGGTGATGATGTACAATGATATTTCCAAAATGTGTGATGAAGTTGGATATGCTGATAAATCAAAACTCTATAAGGAAAAAGCAAATGACATCAGCAAAAGAATTAATTCTTTTATGTGGAATGAAGAAGACGGATTATACTATGACGTGGATGATACCGGAAGCCAGGTAAAATGTAAAACTGTTGCATGCTTCTGGCCAATGCTTGCGGGTGTTGCTGATGTGAATCAATCCCAAAAACTTTTAGCTAATCTTAAGGATCCAAAATCATTCTGGAGAAAAATTCCTTTTCCTTCATTAGCTGCAGATGAAAAAAAATATAAAGCTGACGGGGAATACTGGCTTGGCAGTGTTTGGGCTCCGACAAATGTTATGATAATAAAAGGGCTTGACAAATTCGGAACCGGTCATAACAACGCATACAACTTTAATGAGTTTGCAACTCTTGCGGCAGAAGAATATCTCAACGGCATTTATGAAGTTTATAAAAGAACGGGATCTATATGGGAAAACTATTCAGCCGAAGCTTATATAAGAGGAGTATGGTCAAGACCTGATTTTGTTGGCTGGACTGGCTGCGGGCCAATTCAACTATTGATTGAAAATATACTTGGCTTCCGTCCAAACGGAGTTGATAACTCTTTAACCTGGTACATTAACAGAATAGACAAACACGGAATTGAGAATCTTACTTTTGGCGACGTTACAGTTTCATTAGTCTGTGAACGCAGAGAAAACGTTAACAGTGAGATGATCATAAAAGTATCAGGCAGCAAACCATTTAAATTAATTGTTAAAAATTCTAATAGCCTTGAACAGGTTTTTGAAATACCTGCGGGAAATTTTAATATAACAGTGAAACTTTAGAAGAATATTAACAGAAATAAAATGAAAAATTTAATCTTAACTACTGTAATACTTTTATTCACATTGGGCTTTACAAATAACGATCCTGAAACCCCGGCATACAAAAACAAAAGGTTATCAGTTGAAGAACGTGTTGATGATCTGCTAAACAGAATGACACTCGAGGAAAAAATTGAAATGCTTGGAGGCACCGGGTTCGCGACAAAAGAAATTAAACGGCTCGGTATTCCGCCGCTAAATATGACAGACGGACCAATTGGCGTGCGATGGGAAAATGCAACTGCATTTCCATCCGGAATATTGATGGGGGCAACATGGAATCCTTCACTTATAGAAAAATTTGGTAAAGCACTTGCTGAAGAAACAAAAGCAAAAGGTCGTCATGTCATACTTGGTCCTTGTGTTAACATAGCGCGTCTTCCGATGGGCGGAAGAAACTTTGAAAGTTTTGGCGAAGACCCTTTTCTAACATCACGATTAACTGTCAATTACATTAAAGGTGTTCAAAAAGAAAATGTTGTTGCAACAGTAAAACATTTTGCGGCTAACAACCAGGAACATCAACGTGATTTTGTAAATACAATTGTTGATGAACGAACACTCAATGAAATTTATTTTCCCGCGTTCAAATCAGCAGTTGAAGAAGCCACCGTACTTGCATTGATGTCAGCTTACAATAAATTGAATGATCATTATTGCAGTGAGAATGATTACCTGCTCATTGATAAATTGAAGAATGATTGGAAGTTTAACGGTCTGGTAATGTCCGATTGGGGCGCTGTTCACAGTACTGTACCCACTTTTAACAGCGGACTTGATCTTGAAATGCCGGACGGTAAATATTTAAATAATGAAACTCTGTTTGATAAAATAAAATCAGGAGAATTATCAGAATCCAGACTTGATGATAAAGTAAGAAGAATACTTAGAGTAATGTTTACAATCGGTTTCTTCGACAACTACCAGTATGACGAATCAAAATTAAATAATGATGAACATAAACAACTCGCACTTGATATAGCTAAAGAAGGAATTGTTCTGTTGAAAAATAATAATTCAATTCTTCCTTTGAATGTTGATAAAATAAAATCGATAGCAGTTATAGGTTCAAACAGTAAGATTGCACGAACCGGCGGCGGCGGAAGTTCGCAGGTTGAACCATTCTATTCAGTAAGTCCTTTTGATGCTCTTCAAGAAAAAATCGGGGACAAGGTAAAACTCAGTTTTGCACAGGGTGTTTTATTTGATGGTGACACAAAACCAATTCCAGGCAAATTTCTTTTTACAAAAGATGATGGCAGTGAAAACGGTTTAACAGCAGAATATTTTGAGAATAAAAATCTTGAAGGAATTTCTTCACACAAAAGAATTGATGAGCAGATCAATTTCAATTGGGAAGGCGGTTCACCTTTTAAGAATTTTCCAAAGGATAATTTCTCAGTAAGATGGAACGGTTATCTTAAAGTTGATGTGACCGGGAAATATTCGCTCGATGTTTCAAGTGATGACGGAATACGTTTATATGTTAATGATGAACCCGTTATAAATGACTGGACAGATCATGCGTTTTTAACAAACTCATATTCAATTCAACTTGAAGCAAACAAGTATTACAAAATAAAAGTTGAATACTACGAAAACGGCGGCAGCGCTGCTGTTAAACTCGGTTGGCAGTTACCTGGAAATGATTTACTTACCGAAGCAGTTAATACAGCAAAGGTCTCCGATGTTGCTATAATATTTGCCGGTACGAGTGCTAATTATGAAAGTGAAGGCTTTGACAGGAAAAATCTCACTCTTCCCAAAGGTCAGGATGAATTGATTAAAGAAGTTTCAAAAGTAAATAAGAATACAATTGTAGTTCTGATTTCCGGTTCACCTGTTTTAATGAATGAATGGATTGATGAAGTTCCCGCAATACTTGAAGCATGGTTTGCGGGTGAACAATCAGGAAATGCAATTGCAGAAATTCTTCTCGGTCAATCAAATCCATCCGGGAAACTTCCAATGACTTTTCCAAAACGATGGGAGGATTGTTCAGCTTTCAATACTTATTTGAAAGAAGATGGAACAACGCGCTACGAAGATGGAATTTATGTCGGCTACCGTCACTTTGATAAAAATAATGTCGAACCTCTCTTCCCTTTTGGTTACGGACTTTCATACACATCGTTCAATTATAGTGACTTAAAATTATCATCAAAAGATTTGCAGAAGAATGATAAATTGAGTGTGAGCTTTAAACTAAAAAACACCGGGAAAGCAAAAGGTGAAGAAGTTGTTCAGCTATATATAAAAGATATGTTGTGTTCTGTTGATCGTCCCGAAAAAGAATTAAAAGGATTTGATAAAATCAGTTTGAACCCCAGTGAAGAAAAAATTGTTGAACTAACTATCGATAAAAATGCTTTATCATTTTTTGATGTTAAAACAAAATCATGGATTGCCGAACAAGGTGAATTTGAAGTGATGATAGGAAGTTCATCGCGTGATATAAAGCTCAAAGAAAAATTTATACTTAAATAAACTGTACGGGAAAAATATTTTTATGCTAAGATATTGTTTGATGATACTGATGTTTGCTGTCCCTGTTCTTGCTCAGATAAACAGTAAAGTTGTTGCAAAGATAGGCGATAAAGAAATTACTGATTCTGAATTCCGCGCGAGATTTGAATTGATGCCGCACGTCACAGAACGGCAACACAATGAAGACTCAACCAAACTTGATTTTCTCTATTCACTCGTAGCTGAAAAATTATGGGCGCTTGAAGCTGAGAACCTTGGCTACGCTTCCTCCGAAGTGCTAAATCATTCAATCGCTGAAATTGAAAAGATGTATGTACGTGATGCCCTGTTTAATAAAGAAGTTGAAAGCAAAACATCATTCACCGAAAAGGATGCGATTAGAGGAATGAAAAAAGCAATGACTGTTCTTGAACTTGATTTGTTCAGTTCAGAGGATTCAACTGCAATCAATTCAATTTATCGATCGTTAAAAAGCGGTGCTGGTTTTGATTCAATAAAAAATATATACAATAATATAGCTTCGAAAGATCCCCTTTACATTTCGTTTGGCGACCTCAGTGATGAAATGATCGAAGACAGCCTTTATTCATTAAAAACGGGACAATATACTTCGCCGTTAAAAAATAATTCCGGCTGGTTTATTTTCAGGTTGAACAAAAGCATCCCGAAAAAACTAACTGCTGAAGAAAATCAAAAGTACAATACATTTGTCAAGACAATGACTAAAGAACGTCGTGCAATGAAGGAAGTAAATGAATATCTCAATAAAATTCTTTCAGAAAAAATTGTTGATATTGATAAAGAAATATTCAGATCGCTTTCAGCAAAAGTTGTTGAGATAATTTCTTTCAAAACAAAAAAAGATACATTAGATTTATTTGCGTTAAATGAATTTGATGTTCGCGATATTCTTGTTTCGCTTCCGGAACAGACCGTAAACTCGCCCTTTATAAAATTCGAAGATGACCCGATGTCATTGAGAGAATACCTTTACAGTTTGAATCTCTCCGGCTTTATTGTTAATAGCAAATCACCTTCTGTGATTGAAAAAAAACTTGCAGCTTCTGTAAAATCATTTACAGAAAAAGAATTGATAACACGTAAGGGTTATAAACAAGGATTGAATAATCTTCCTGAAGTAAAAAAAGATATTCAACTCTGGAAAGAAAATTACCTGGCTCAGATCCTGAGAAATAATTTCACTGATTCCGCAAGAGTAAGTGATGATGAAGTTTACCAGAGATATCTTAAAACTGTAAAAGATAGTTCATCTCTGACACAGGTTAATATTGCAGAAGTGCTGACAGATAAGCTTGAAATCGTTGAACAGGTATTAAATGAAGTTGAAGCCGGTGCTGATTTTAAACAGCTTGCCATAACTTATACTAACCGTAAATGGGTTAAGGAACGAGGCGGAGATTTTGGGTTATTCCCTGTTACTATGTTCGGGGAGATCGGGAAGACTGCCGCAACATTAAATATGGGAGATGTTTACGGTCCGTTAAATACTCCTGAAGGATATTCAGTTTTTAAAGTTCTCGAAAAGGTTGAAAGTAAAAGTTCTTTCACTCAATCATTTGAAGAAGCTAAAGATCAGATAAGAAACGATCTGTTCATAGAAAAACTTGAATCAAAATACAATGACTATACAAAAGAGCTTGCAAAAAAATATAAAGTTCAGTTGAATGAGTCAGCCGTTTCAAAACTAAAACTTACAAACGTTCAAATGTTCACTTACCGCTATATGGGTTTTGGAGGAAAGA
It includes:
- the bglX gene encoding beta-glucosidase BglX, which encodes MKAAFFKTIYPILLFAAMFLLLGFVVNETGDKKNVSNLNSVIESKIDSVLSLMTLEEKVGQLNQLSFGIGWGPTVQSVVPDEYKVMIKESKIGSFLNAVGADFTRDLQRIAVEETRMKIPLLFGYDVIHGFKTTFPVPLAEVSSWDPEVVRMSAMYQALEASSVGIHWTFAPMVDIARDPRWGRIVEGAGEDTYLGTIMSVARVKGLQGDLTSNKNIVACAKHFVGYGDAEGGRDYNTVDMSERTLREVYFPPFKAAVDAGAETFMCSFNEIAGVPLSANKYILTDILRNEWGFNGFVVSDWNSIGEMINHGNAADLKHAGQLSINAGVDMDMESRSYINNMVDLVKSGQVSEAIVNESVRRILRIKFKLGLFDDPYRYCSKSFEEKTVMNEEMQNAALEVSQKSIVLLKNEQDLLPLKKDLKTIAVIGPLAESKSDPLGSWYQQGDSNDVVTVVEGLRTELSNNTKILYSTGCTIDGTSKEGFKDAVEKASQSDVVILVLGEKGSMSGEARSRSSIELPGVQNELAEEIFKTGKPVVVVLMNGRPLSINNISKKADAIVEAWFLGIKSGDAIADVLFGNYNPSGKLPVTFPRSVGQIPIYYNHKNTGRPGDLNNNYSSKYVDLEMTPLYPFGYGLSYTTFSYSDIKLSSQKINKNQKLTISVDVTNNGKTDGEEVVQLYLRDVVASVTRPVKELKGFKKIFLKKGETQTVTFKISNEELKFWNIDMQFVSEPGKFDVFVGTNSVDVKTTSFELIY
- a CDS encoding glycoside hydrolase family 3 C-terminal domain-containing protein, giving the protein MKNLILTTVILLFTLGFTNNDPETPAYKNKRLSVEERVDDLLNRMTLEEKIEMLGGTGFATKEIKRLGIPPLNMTDGPIGVRWENATAFPSGILMGATWNPSLIEKFGKALAEETKAKGRHVILGPCVNIARLPMGGRNFESFGEDPFLTSRLTVNYIKGVQKENVVATVKHFAANNQEHQRDFVNTIVDERTLNEIYFPAFKSAVEEATVLALMSAYNKLNDHYCSENDYLLIDKLKNDWKFNGLVMSDWGAVHSTVPTFNSGLDLEMPDGKYLNNETLFDKIKSGELSESRLDDKVRRILRVMFTIGFFDNYQYDESKLNNDEHKQLALDIAKEGIVLLKNNNSILPLNVDKIKSIAVIGSNSKIARTGGGGSSQVEPFYSVSPFDALQEKIGDKVKLSFAQGVLFDGDTKPIPGKFLFTKDDGSENGLTAEYFENKNLEGISSHKRIDEQINFNWEGGSPFKNFPKDNFSVRWNGYLKVDVTGKYSLDVSSDDGIRLYVNDEPVINDWTDHAFLTNSYSIQLEANKYYKIKVEYYENGGSAAVKLGWQLPGNDLLTEAVNTAKVSDVAIIFAGTSANYESEGFDRKNLTLPKGQDELIKEVSKVNKNTIVVLISGSPVLMNEWIDEVPAILEAWFAGEQSGNAIAEILLGQSNPSGKLPMTFPKRWEDCSAFNTYLKEDGTTRYEDGIYVGYRHFDKNNVEPLFPFGYGLSYTSFNYSDLKLSSKDLQKNDKLSVSFKLKNTGKAKGEEVVQLYIKDMLCSVDRPEKELKGFDKISLNPSEEKIVELTIDKNALSFFDVKTKSWIAEQGEFEVMIGSSSRDIKLKEKFILK
- a CDS encoding glycoside hydrolase family 16 protein, yielding MKRTILIELFLISIFTATFCFAGCSEDEPTEPKDTIPDLPGWTLVWNDEFNGENIDLTKWSHEVNGDGGGNNELQYYTNFAENSFIENGALVIQALKKNYLGKEYTSARMRTMNKGDWTYGRFDIRAKLPYGQGLWPAIWMLPTDWAYGGWPTSGEIDIMELLGHEPNKVYGTIHYGPAWPNNQHSGGSYTLPTGNFVEEYHVFTCEWDSTGMQWYVDGNKYHTEVHGQPFDKRFHILLNVAVGGNWPGNPAPNTPFPQRMTVDYVRVYTKN
- a CDS encoding prolyl oligopeptidase family serine peptidase — protein: MKKYSILLMLITMTAINISFAQTDKQTVHPFEKEVTIKLSTNYLFFLPENYSEEGEAFPLVLFLHGAGERGSDIEKVKAHGLPRLISEGKNFPFIVVSPQCPENQFWNTDMLAALLDEIESNYNVDKNRIYVTGLSMGGHGTWSLALQQPERFAAIAPVCGWSNPEKACTLKEIPIWVFHGAKDFVVPVSSSEQMVDKLKECGADVTLTIYPEAGHDSWTETYNNDELYKWLLSHSLKK
- a CDS encoding peptidylprolyl isomerase; the protein is MLRYCLMILMFAVPVLAQINSKVVAKIGDKEITDSEFRARFELMPHVTERQHNEDSTKLDFLYSLVAEKLWALEAENLGYASSEVLNHSIAEIEKMYVRDALFNKEVESKTSFTEKDAIRGMKKAMTVLELDLFSSEDSTAINSIYRSLKSGAGFDSIKNIYNNIASKDPLYISFGDLSDEMIEDSLYSLKTGQYTSPLKNNSGWFIFRLNKSIPKKLTAEENQKYNTFVKTMTKERRAMKEVNEYLNKILSEKIVDIDKEIFRSLSAKVVEIISFKTKKDTLDLFALNEFDVRDILVSLPEQTVNSPFIKFEDDPMSLREYLYSLNLSGFIVNSKSPSVIEKKLAASVKSFTEKELITRKGYKQGLNNLPEVKKDIQLWKENYLAQILRNNFTDSARVSDDEVYQRYLKTVKDSSSLTQVNIAEVLTDKLEIVEQVLNEVEAGADFKQLAITYTNRKWVKERGGDFGLFPVTMFGEIGKTAATLNMGDVYGPLNTPEGYSVFKVLEKVESKSSFTQSFEEAKDQIRNDLFIEKLESKYNDYTKELAKKYKVQLNESAVSKLKLTNVQMFTYRYMGFGGKITAVPYTKPWYEWYHEMKQEIVEAP
- a CDS encoding cellulase family glycosylhydrolase, producing the protein MEILKYYCVIFIFLFTSNIFSQNSFVTVDGKNFIDVEGKPILLKGINLGNWLVPEGYMFHFKSVNAPRMIYEFFNVLVGEDEANKFWNSFRENYITKEDIHYIKSLGFNSVRIPFNYRLFVTESPYYELKGVGYELLDKAIKWCREENLYVILDMHCAPGGQTGDNIDDSFGYPFLFESPESQQLTIDIWKKLASIYKDETIIIGYDFLNEPIAHYFDVDKLNPTFEPFFKKLSAEVRAIDPNHIFFIAGAQWNSNFKVFGPPFDDKLVYTFHKYWTEPTQDVVQDYIDYGNKYNVPIWMGESGENTNEWINEFRTMLEQNNIGWCFWPYKKMNSTRGIVSVNQPENFDLIIEFADKNDLSYSFIRDNRPDFEKVKTALKQYLENCKLKNCEVNNEYIKALGLK